One Paracoccus sp. TOH DNA segment encodes these proteins:
- the rodA gene encoding rod shape-determining protein RodA, translating to MSYLNYHVAQAPTGWRKILHLNWPLVFLVTAVSCIGFLMLYSVSGGDIDQWAGPQMERFAVGMVVMFALAFVPIWFWRSISVASYVICVLLLVLVEVMGHVGMGAQRWLVLGPIRIQPSELTKVAFVMTLAAYYDWLPVEKVSRPFWVLVPVVLILLPTGLVLMQPDLGTSIMLIAGGGIVMFAAGVSLWYFAAVIAIVVAGITAVMESRGTDWQLLHDYQFKRIDTFLDPGSDPLGAGYNIAQAQIALGSGGWSGRGFMQGTQSRLNFLPEKHTDFIFTSLAEEFGFVGAGSLLMLYVLILGFCMYSALTNRDRFASLMTIGIAGTFFLYFSINMATVMGMLPAKGSPLPLVSYGGTSLMILLMAFGIVQSAHVHRPRG from the coding sequence ATGAGCTATCTGAACTATCATGTCGCGCAGGCGCCGACCGGCTGGCGCAAGATCCTGCACCTGAACTGGCCGCTGGTCTTCCTGGTCACCGCCGTCAGCTGCATCGGCTTCCTGATGCTTTATTCCGTCTCGGGCGGCGATATCGACCAATGGGCCGGTCCGCAGATGGAGCGTTTCGCCGTCGGCATGGTGGTGATGTTCGCGCTGGCCTTCGTGCCGATCTGGTTCTGGCGCTCGATCTCGGTCGCCTCCTATGTGATCTGCGTGCTGCTGCTGGTGCTGGTCGAGGTGATGGGCCATGTCGGCATGGGCGCGCAGCGCTGGCTGGTGCTGGGGCCGATCCGCATCCAGCCCTCCGAACTGACCAAGGTGGCCTTCGTGATGACGCTGGCCGCCTATTACGACTGGTTGCCGGTCGAAAAGGTCTCGCGGCCGTTCTGGGTGCTGGTCCCGGTGGTGCTGATCCTGCTGCCGACCGGGCTGGTGCTGATGCAGCCCGACCTGGGCACCTCGATCATGCTGATCGCCGGGGGCGGCATCGTGATGTTCGCGGCCGGCGTCAGCCTGTGGTATTTCGCCGCCGTCATCGCCATTGTCGTCGCCGGCATCACCGCGGTGATGGAAAGCCGGGGCACCGACTGGCAGCTTCTGCACGACTACCAGTTCAAGCGCATCGACACCTTCCTCGATCCCGGCTCGGACCCGCTGGGCGCCGGATACAACATCGCCCAGGCGCAGATCGCGCTGGGATCGGGCGGCTGGTCGGGGCGCGGCTTCATGCAGGGCACGCAGTCGCGGCTGAACTTCCTGCCCGAAAAGCACACCGACTTCATCTTCACCTCGCTGGCCGAGGAGTTCGGATTCGTCGGCGCCGGCTCGCTGCTGATGCTCTATGTGCTGATCCTGGGCTTCTGCATGTATTCGGCGCTGACCAATCGCGACCGGTTCGCCAGCCTGATGACCATCGGCATCGCCGGCACGTTCTTTCTGTATTTCTCGATCAACATGGCCACGGTGATGGGCATGCTGCCCGCCAAGGGTTCGCCCCTGCCGCTGGTCAGCTATGGCGGAACCTCGCTGATGATCCTGCTGATGGCCTTCGGCATCGTGCAATCGGCCCATGTCCACCGGCCGCGGGGCTGA
- a CDS encoding glyoxylate/hydroxypyruvate reductase A encodes MSTGRGAEAMRVLFAAPARLWDAWAPALRAACPEMELCRAGDPAGFDALIYAPGYPEDGRILDFTPFTRARLVQSLWAGVERIVTNPTLTQPLCRMVDPGLALGMVEYCAGWTLRAHLGMDRYAQDGVWRNHLTPPLAAGRGVTVLGMGELGRAVALALANLGFRVTGWSGSGRPVPGIAVLPGAALPEALRRAEILICLLPDTPGTRGLLGAERLAMLPRGATVINAGRGTLIDEQALLAALDAGLGHAVLDVFQTEPLPPDHPFWGHPQVTVTPHVSAETRPETAAAVAAENLRRAMRGGSLLHLVDRARGY; translated from the coding sequence ATGTCCACCGGCCGCGGGGCTGAGGCGATGCGGGTGCTGTTCGCCGCCCCCGCCCGGCTCTGGGACGCCTGGGCGCCCGCGCTTCGCGCCGCCTGCCCCGAGATGGAGCTGTGCCGCGCCGGCGATCCGGCCGGCTTCGACGCGCTGATCTACGCGCCGGGCTATCCCGAGGACGGCCGCATACTGGATTTCACCCCCTTCACCCGCGCCCGGCTGGTGCAAAGCCTTTGGGCCGGGGTCGAGCGTATCGTGACCAACCCGACCCTGACGCAGCCGCTGTGCCGGATGGTCGATCCGGGGCTGGCGCTGGGCATGGTGGAATACTGCGCCGGCTGGACGCTGCGCGCGCATCTGGGCATGGACCGCTACGCGCAGGACGGCGTCTGGCGCAACCACCTGACCCCGCCCTTGGCCGCCGGGCGCGGCGTGACCGTGCTGGGCATGGGAGAGCTGGGCCGGGCGGTGGCCCTGGCGCTGGCGAACCTCGGCTTCCGCGTCACCGGCTGGTCCGGGTCGGGCCGCCCGGTGCCGGGGATCGCGGTCCTGCCCGGCGCGGCCCTGCCCGAGGCGCTGCGCCGCGCCGAGATCCTGATCTGCCTGCTGCCCGACACGCCCGGAACGCGCGGCCTGCTTGGCGCCGAACGGCTGGCCATGCTGCCCAGGGGCGCCACCGTCATCAATGCCGGGCGCGGCACGCTGATCGACGAACAGGCGCTGCTGGCCGCGCTGGATGCGGGCCTGGGCCATGCCGTGCTGGACGTGTTCCAGACCGAGCCGCTGCCGCCCGATCATCCTTTCTGGGGCCATCCGCAGGTGACGGTGACGCCGCATGTCTCGGCCGAGACCCGGCCCGAAACCGCCGCCGCCGTCGCGGCCGAGAACCTGCGCCGCGCCATGCGGGGCGGGTCGCTTCTGCATCTGGTGGACCGGGCCCGCGGCTATTGA